From the Theobroma cacao cultivar B97-61/B2 chromosome 2, Criollo_cocoa_genome_V2, whole genome shotgun sequence genome, one window contains:
- the LOC18607575 gene encoding uncharacterized protein At2g29880, whose product MSATQEGVLGRAKAEWTPSRDAYLVEILIEQHNCGRTAYNEFKNEVIRSVTRDFNKKFGMNLEENQIKNRYNVMKKDYGVVKTLLAQNGFGWDETRQMVVADDKVWENYIAVRSEARPFRRKSFPLYKQMSIIFEGERTTGKCIPHGVPMITEEGNSNTETVRSSEPTNLPTQVVEGTLDSDSIIRISDKQAKKRKSVAPRPSARNKRVCYDAGEIIENAIYDMFSAVKFKALQRDASNERTLYQKCLEELQHLEELDDDEFTKSVNVLKDDKNAIAFMTIKGPRRLIWLRSLWQES is encoded by the exons ATGTCTGCCACACAGGAAGGAGTTCTAGGTAGAGCCAAAGCAGAATGGACCCCATCTCGTGATGCTTATCTGGTTGAGATTTTAATTGAGCAGCATAATTGTGGAAGGACAGCGTATAATGAATTTAAGAATGAAGTGATTAGGTCTGTTACACGTGATTTTAACAAGAAGTTTGGCATGAATTTAgaagaaaaccaaataaaaaaccGTTACAATGTGATGAAGAAAGATTATGGTGTTGTTAAAACACTGCTTGCCCAGAATGGATTTGGCTGGGATGAAACTCGACAAATGGTAGTAGCTGATGATAAAGTTTGGGAGAACTATATTGCG GTAAGAAGTGAAGCAAGACCTTTCCGACGCAAGAGCTTTCCCCTGTATAAACAAATGTCTATTATTTTtgaag GTGAAAGAACTACCGGCAAATGCATTCCACATGGTGTTCCAATGATAACCGAAGAGGGAAATAGCAACACAGAGACAGTCCGATCTTCAGAGCCAACTAACCTACCTACACAAGTAGTTGAGGGTACCCTTGATTCTGATTCAATAATTCGTATAAGTGACAAAcaagcaaagaaaagaaagtctGTTGCTCCTAGACCTTCAGCTCGTAACAAAAGGGTCTGCTATGATGCTGGTGAGATAATAGAGAATGCAATATATGACATGTTTTCAGCAGTCAAGTTCAAAGCTTTGCAAAGAGATGCATCAAATGAGAGAACATTGTATCAGAAGTGTCTGGAGGAGTTGCAGCACTTGGAAGAATTGGACGATGATGAGTTTACAAAGTCTGTTAATGTTCTCAAAGATGATAAAAATGCAATTGCATTTATGACAATTAAGGGGCCTCGGCGTTTGATTTGGTTGAGGTCTCTATGGCAAGAATCATAA